The following is a genomic window from Serratia ficaria.
AACAGGGCCGAGCGCTGTTTGAAAAGCTGGCGCAGGGTGGCCAGGTCACCATGCCCTATCAACCCACCTTCTGGGCCAAAGGATTCGGCATGCTGACCGACAAGTTCGGCGTCAACTGGATGATCAACGTCGAATAACGATGAAATGCGGCGCCGCTAGCGATAGCGGTGCCAGTCGTAGGCCGCTTTGGCGAACAACGCGAACAGCAGCGCCAATATCCCCAGCGCCAGGCGCCAATACGGCGATTTGCGCCGCCGCCAGGCAAAGAACATCATCAGCGCCAGCGCCCCCAGGGTGAACGGGTAATACACCGCCAGCGTCAATAAACCGATAATAATGTAGTCCGACATTTAATCGCTCGCCTCAACGTCCATCACATTCGCCCGCAATTTTTGGCGCGTATTATACCACCCGCCGCCAACATCTACCTCTTTGAGGGGTAGTGATCGGCAGGATTAACGAATAAGATGTAAGATTGTTCTTAACTCGATTTGTCGTATTGATTGTATAACAAGGGTGACATGACTCAGCAGCAACCCACGCAGGAAGCAAAACAGGCGCGCACCGCTAAAAGCTCCCCGCTATTATTTCAGGCCGGCGTATTTATCCTCATCGTGGCCGTCACTCTGATCTTGTTTAACAGCTGGCAAATCTGGAACGCCCACCAACGCGATCTTCGCAGCGCCGAACACGAATCCGCCAACCTGGCCCGTTCACTGGCGCAACACGCCGACGACACCTTCATGCAGGTCGACGGCAACCTGCTCGATCTGACCGAACGCATCCAAACCGACGGCCTCGGCCAGCCGCAGCTGCTGCGGCTGCAGCGGGTGATGCAGGCTCAGGTCGGCAATCTGCCGCAGCTGCACGGCATGTTCATTTACGACTCGCACGGCCGCTGGCTGGCCACCTCGTCGGGCAAGTTCGTCGCCAACGCCAACAACGCCGATCGCGAATACTTCAAATACCATCAAGATGCCGATGGCAAAGGGCTGTATATCGGCAAGGTGATCCGCAGCCGCTCCACCGGCGATTTGATCATTCCGATTTCACGCCGCTTCAACTACCCGGACGGCAGCTTCGCCGGCGTCGTGCTGGCGACGCTGTACGTCGACTACTTCCGCCAGTTTTACGACAGCTTTGCGCTCAACACCGACGCCTCGCTGAGCCTGCTGCTGGCGGACGGCACCATCCTTTACCGCCGGCCTTACGTCGCGGCCTCGATCGGCAAGAATATCTCCCAGGGGGTGCTGTTCCGCGAGATCCTGCCGCACTCGGAGTTCGGCAACGCCACCATCACTTCGCTGTATGACAAAGTCGAGCGCATTTACGGTTACTCGCGGGTGAACCGTTATCCGCTGGTGATCGCCGCCGGCATGT
Proteins encoded in this region:
- a CDS encoding sensor domain-containing diguanylate cyclase, translated to MTQQQPTQEAKQARTAKSSPLLFQAGVFILIVAVTLILFNSWQIWNAHQRDLRSAEHESANLARSLAQHADDTFMQVDGNLLDLTERIQTDGLGQPQLLRLQRVMQAQVGNLPQLHGMFIYDSHGRWLATSSGKFVANANNADREYFKYHQDADGKGLYIGKVIRSRSTGDLIIPISRRFNYPDGSFAGVVLATLYVDYFRQFYDSFALNTDASLSLLLADGTILYRRPYVAASIGKNISQGVLFREILPHSEFGNATITSLYDKVERIYGYSRVNRYPLVIAAGMSKRDALADWRDDASLFAVGGLSLLVILLALGLVLLRQIKHSVQTEAELVRTRDQLTTINQMLEELALLDGLTGLANRRQFDIALKNELTRASRNYRSVALLMLDIDYFKQYNDIYGHVAGDQCLQQIGQTLKGLARRSNDIMARYGGEELGIILPDTDAQGALIFAERVINAVRELKIPHQGNPHGIVTISIGICAKVPHMYNDTPIGFINEADNALYLAKKEGKNRIACENCTLPPAGETP